In one Leishmania major strain Friedlin complete genome, chromosome 13 genomic region, the following are encoded:
- a CDS encoding putative N-acetyltransferase subunit ARD1: MQLRRATMEDMYEMQHSNLRCLPENYNLRYYYYHLLSWPQLLYVQQDYNRNTVGYVLGKMDDEEVPDKKHGHITSLAVLRSHRKLGIASRVMRATMKEMDAEYGAHYCSLHVRKTNDAALHLYQDTLGFRCVGVEEKYYMDEEDAYHMKSFFHQANPGSYVDDHKRLIRKTVPGELEGGPAAAGASSPAVGGRGGDKNGKRGNDKAAKEISAKEREAAMAELLGLEVGGKGRAAGGGAGGKGKSGNSSGGGGKRGSGRQK, translated from the coding sequence ATGCAGCTCCGTCGCGCCACCATGGAGGACATGTACGAGATGCAGCACAGCAATCTCCGTTGCCTTCCGGAGAACTACAACCTGCGGTACTACTACTACCATCTCTTGTCAtggccgcagctgctctaCGTGCAGCAAGATTACAACCGCAACACCGTCGGCTATGTTCTAGGCAAGatggacgacgaggaggtgccggATAAAAAGCACGGCCACATCACGTCCTTGGCTGTGCTGCGGTCGCATCGCAAGCTCggcatcgcgtcgcgcgtgATGCGGGCGACTATGAAGGAGATGGACGCCGAGTACGGCGCTCACTACTGCTCGCTGCATGTGCGCAAGACAAACGACGCCGCACTGCATCTCTATCAGGACACCCTCGGCTTTCGCTGCGTCGGCGTAGAGGAAAAGTACTAcatggacgaggaggacgcgtATCACATGAAGAGCTTCTTCCACCAGGCGAATCCCGGTTCCTACGTCGACGATCACAAGCGGCTGATCCGCAAGACGGTGCCTGGTGAGTTGGAAGGCGGCCCGGCCGCGGCTggtgcgtcgtcgccggcggtCGGCGGGCGCGGCGGGGACAAGAATGGCAAGAGGGGCAACGATAAGGCCGCGAAGGAGATCTCCGCGAAGGAgcgggaggcggcgatggccgAGCTGCTGGGGCTGGAGGTGGGCGGCAAGGGCAGGGccgcgggtggtggtgctggcggaaAAGGCAAgagcggcaacagcagcggcggcggcgggaagAGAGGCAGCGGGCGACAGAAGTAG